CGACGGCCACCCCATGCACATCCACGAGGTGGCCTTCGAGGTCGTCAACCGCCAGGACATCTTCGTGAACGAGGCCACCCAGGAGGTCCAGGTGGTGCCCGGGTCGGTACCGGCGCTGCCTGAGCCCTGGGAGACCGGGTACAAGGACACCGTGATCGCCTACCCGGGGCAGGTGACCCGGGTGCGGGCACAGTTCAACACTCCGGGCCAGTTCGTCTGGCACTGCCACATCGTCGAGCACGAGGACAACGAGATGATGCGGCCCTTCCGGATCGGCCCCGTGCAGCCGGGTCAGCCTACGTAGCATCGGCAACGAATCCCACCGAGGAGGGCCGCCTTGGGCGGCCCTCCTTTCATCCGCTCATTGCGTGAGTTATTCCCGGAAGTCTGCACACGGCCGCGCAAGATGCGGTTTGCCTGAGAGGTCCTACGCGTCCATCCTTGGGTGATGCGCCTGAAGGAGATCCTCCTCGCTCAGATCGCCGGGAGCGGACCGCTGCCGTTCGAGGACTTCCAGCGCGCCGCCCTCTACCACCCGGAGCACGGCTTCTTCTCGAAGGGTGAGCTGCGGTCGACGAAGGCCGGCGATTTCCTGACCAGCCCGGAGGTCAGCCCCCTGTTCGGCGAAACCCTGGCGGCTTTCGTGGAGATGGAGAGGCAACGCCTTTCCTCCCCCGGCGCCTCAGCCGGGGGAGGTGGCTCGCTGCGCAGCAGCGAGACGGAGGGGGAG
This Acidimicrobiia bacterium DNA region includes the following protein-coding sequences:
- a CDS encoding multicopper oxidase domain-containing protein, which translates into the protein DGHPMHIHEVAFEVVNRQDIFVNEATQEVQVVPGSVPALPEPWETGYKDTVIAYPGQVTRVRAQFNTPGQFVWHCHIVEHEDNEMMRPFRIGPVQPGQPT